DNA sequence from the Marinilongibacter aquaticus genome:
TGCCAATTGGCTTGAGGAAAAGAAACTCATTCCTCACATCTCAAAAGTGTATCCTATCGATCAAATCAACGCAGCCCATGAGGAACTGGCACTGGGGCATACACGAGGCAAAATCATTTTGAATTTTTAGGGCTCTACCAAATTTCGGCATACGGAACACTTAGCTACATTCGTCTTATTTTCAGGCCGGGTTTCGTGCAGAAGCCCGGCTTTTTCATCTTTTCACTATCAAAGCCTTAACATTAAAAAACTCAAAAACTACAAAGAGCAAAATCGCTGATCTTGCCCCAAAATTTTATACCTTTGCAGCGTTTTTCAATCAGGGACATTGCAATCGAAAGCATCGTGCTTTCTTTCTAAAAACCTAAAACAAGACTATGTCGAAAATCATTTATACCAAAACAGATGAAGCTCCGGCTTTAGCTACCTATTCCCTATTGCCCATCATCCAAGCTTTTACCGCACAAGCCGATGTGGATGTCGAAACCAGAGACATCTCTTTGTCGGGCAGGATAATCGCCAATTTCCCAGACTTTCTGAAGCCCGAGCAGCAAATTGCAGACGCTTTGGCCGAACTGGGCGACTTGGCCAAAAAGCCAGAAGCGAACATCATCAAATTGCCGAACATTTCGGCCTCCATTCCACAAATGAAGGCGGCCATTGCCGAACTTCAGAAACAAGGTTATGCTTTGCCAAACTACCCGGACGAGCCTAAAACCGAAGAAGAAAAAGACATAAAAGGCCGCTACGACAAGATCAAAGGCAGTGCGGTAAACCCTGTGTTGCGTGAGGGCAATTCCGACCGAAGAGCTCCGAAAGCCGTAAAGAATTACGCCAAAGCCAACCCACACCGTATGGGCAAATGGTCTGCCGATTCGCTTACGCACGTGGCCACCATGGCGTCTGGCGATTTCTGCGGAAACGAGCAATCGTTTACTGTAGAAAACCCAACAACCGTGAAGATCGAGTTGGAAACAAAAGCGGGAGAGAAGATTGTACTTAAAGAAGGAATCAAGCTTTTGGCTGGAGAGGTGATGGACGCCACTTACATGAGCAAAAAAGCACTCGTTGAATTTTTGGCTGAAGAAATACAAGAAGCCAAAGAAGAGGGCGTACTCTTTTCTTTGCACATGAAGGCCACCATGATGAAGGTGTCCGACCCCATCATTTTTGGCCATGCCGTAAAGGTTTTCTTCAAAACTGTTTTTGAAAAACACGGTGCGGTTTTGCAATCAATCGGGGTGGATGTAAACAACGGTTTTGGCGATTTAGTCAACAAAATCCAGAGCCTTCCCGAAGATCAAAAAGCGGCAATCGAGGCCGATATCACTGCTTGCTTTGAAAATGGACCAGAAGTGGCCATGGTGAATTCTGACAAAGGCATCACCAACCTGCATGTACCGAGCGATGTCATCATCGACGCCTCTATGCCAGCCATGATTCGTACATCTGGCCAAATGTGGAATAAAGAAGGCAAACAGCAAGATACCAAAGCGGTAATTCCGGATAGCAGCTACGCAGCGGTTTACCAAGAAACCATAGATTTCTGCAAAGAGCATGGAGCTTTTGATCCGAGCACAATGGGAAGTGTGCCAAACGTAGGATTGATGGCCCAAAAGGCAGAAGAGTACGGTTCACATGACAAAACTTTCGAAATTCCGGAAGACGGCGTTGTACGTATCCTCGATGCGGAAGGCAAAGCATATACTGAACACACTGTAGAAGCCGGCGATATCTGGAGAGCATGCCAAGTGAAAGACGCTCCGATTCAGGACTGGGTAAAATTGGCCGTGAACAGAGCCAGAGCAACAGGTACACCGGCCGTATTCTGGTTGGATGCCAACCGTGCTCACGATGCTCAGCTCATCGAAAAAGTACAGAAATATCTTCCAGATCACGATACTGACGGGCTCGAAATCCATATCCTTTCTCCGGCCGCAGCCACTCGTCTTTCTTTGGAGAGAATCAAAGAAGGAAAAGATACCATTTCTGTGACAGGAAACGTATTGAGAGACTACCTTACCGACCTTTTCCCAATTTTGGAATTGGGCACAAGTGCGAAAATGCTTTCGATTGTTCCGTTGATGAACGGTGGCGGACTTTTCGAAACCGGTGCGGGCGGTTCTGCTCCAAAACATGTGGATCAGTTTGTTACAGAAAACCACTTGAGATGGGATTCTTTGGGCGAATTCTTGGCCCTTGCTGTTTCTTTGGAGCATTTGAGCGAAAGCGACAAAAACGCCAAAGCAAAAATCTTGGCCGACACTTTGGACAAAGCGACCGAAAAATTGCTGGCCAACAACAAATCACCACAAAGGGATGTAAATCAGTTGGACAACCGCGGTTCGCATTTCTATCTCGCTTTGTACTGGGCCGAGGCCTTGGCCAGCCAAGACAGCGATGCCGACCTGAAAGGTAAATTTGCCGCCATTGCCACAGCCATGAGCGAGCAAGAAGACAAAATCTTGAACGAGTTGAACGAAGTACAAGGGCATGCCGTGGAAATCGGTGGCTATTACAAACCAAGCGACGACATGGCCGAAGCAGCTATGCGTCCGAGTGCCACGCTAAATGGCATTTTGGGCACCTTGTAAATACACATCGCTCATTTTGGGAAAGCCTTTGCAAAAAATGCAAAGGCTTTCGCATTTAATATCCATAAAATAAATTGACATCTGGCCATATTATTTTGGCCGCATTTGCTAAAGCGTCATGGGGAAAACAATAAACTGGGGAATAATCGGTATTGGAAAAATAGCAGAGAAATTTGCGGAAGACTTGGCCACAGTAAAAGACGCCAAATTGCTGGCCGTGGCCTCCACTTCGAAAGAAAGGGCCGAATCTTTTGCCCAGAAGCACAAAGCCAAGTTTGCTTTTGACAGTTACGAACAAATTTTCAGTGCTCCCGGATTAGACGTGGTCTATATTGCAACCCCGCACAGCAAACATTTTAAGTGCACGCAATTGTGCCTGGAGAACAAGACAGCCGTGCTTTGTGAAAAACCGTTTGCAATGAACGAGGACGAGGTGCAGAAAATGATTGACTTGGCCAAGGCACAAAACACTTTTTTGATGGAGGCTCTTTGGACACGTTTCATGCCCAACATCAAAAAGGTCCTCGAGCTGATTGAAGAAGGGGCCATTGGGCAAGTGAAAACCCTGCACGCCGATTTTGGCTTTATCCCGCCTTACTTTCCAGAAAGACGTGTTCTGAACCCCTATTTTGGAGGTGGAGCTTTTCTAGATATTGGCATTTATCCCGCTTTCTTGTCCTTGCTGATTTTGGGTTATCCTTCAAGCATCAGTGCCACGCACACCAAAGGCCCGACGGGTGTCGACGAAACCACAACTTTCTTTTACAAATACGATGACCGAGCCACTGCCAGCCTAAACTGTACTTTTGCGGCCCATACCCAAACCGAGGCCAGGATCTATGGCGACAAAGGCCACATACTCATGCCCACTCGCTTTCACGATTCTCAGGAAATCACACTTGTTCCCGACGAAGGCGAGCCTGTCACATATCAATTTCCCAGAAAAACGCGGGGATACAATTATGAAATTGAAGAAGTGAACCGTTGCCTGCAAAGTGGGCTCAAAGAAAGCACCTTGTGGCCATTAAAAGACAGCTTGCGATTGATTCATCTTCTCGACAAAACAAGAGAAAGAGCAGGGATTCGTTATGAAGTCGATAAAACAAAAAATTAAGCCGTAATGAAAACGCACCATTTGCTCCTATTGCTTTGTTTTTCTCTTCTAATGGCCTGCGGGGGAAATGATGAACGACCCAATGGAGGCATAAAAATAGAGGTAGAGCCCATCCGACTAGACAAAGAATTGATGGGAATGAAAAACAAGGCTGAATTGCAGCAATTCTTAAACGAAAACCCTTGGTACTCGAAGTCACTTTACCGTACGTTTCCAGAGGATACAGCTTTTGTCAATCGCTTGTACACCATAATTTCCAACACTTATTTCAAAGATTTTTATCAAGAAGTAGACCGCAGTTTTGGAAACCTCAACGGCCTAAAAGCTGAGTTTTCGGCTGCTTTTTCGCAAATCAAGCAACATTATCCCGCATTCCAAGCCCCAAAGGTTTATACCACCCTTACAGGCCTTGAACACGACCTCTTTGTTTCCGATTCCACAGTCATTGTATCTTTAGAGGCTTTCCTTGGGCCAGAAGCAAGATATCGCCCCGACCAACCAAGCTATATTTTGCAACGCTACAACAAATCCTATATCGTACCTTCGGTTGTTCGCCTGCTTTCGCAAAACTTTATCGAATCAGACCAAAAGGATACCATGTTGAGCGAAATGATCGCCTTTGGAAAAATGTTCGAATTCACTCAGGAAATGATGCCCAATACGCCTCAATCCTTGATAATTGCCATGAGCGACAACACGCTTGCCAACAACTGGCATGCCCAAGATTTAATCTGGGCCCACTTCATCGACAAAGGTCTGCTTTACGAACAAAGTCGAGCCATAAAAGCCAAATACCTTGGCGAAAGACCAAAAGTTACCGAAATTGGGCCGTCTTGTCCAGGAAGGATTGGTCAGTGGCTGGGTTGGCGGATTGTGCAGAAGTTTCGAACCGAAAACCCAGAAGTATCGTTTGAAGAATTGATGAAAATGAAGGACGCTCAGAAAATCCTGAGTATGTCCAAATACCGAGGTCTTGTAGAAGATTGATATGGCGAAGGGAAGAGAAAAAGTTTGGGATGATATAGCCCCAAAAGAGAAAAGAAAACTGGATAAAAGCGGCTTAAAAAAAGCCTTGAAGCTGTTTAGGTTTATTCTACCGTACAAGTGGATTTTTGCCTTGGGCCTCCTTTTTTTGGTCTTATCCACATCGACCACACTTACATTTCCAAGCATTATTGGCGAGGTAACCCGGGTAATCGAAGGGCATTCGGAATACACGCTCAACCAGGTAATTGCCTTTTTCGGTTTTATTCTGATTCTACAGGGCATATTCTCCTATTTCAGGGTATACCTGTTCGCCATTGTCAGCGAACGCGTATCGGCAGACATCCGCATGAAAGTCTACAACCGATTCGTTACCCTGCCTACTCCTTTTTTCGAGAAGAATAAAATCGGTGATCTGGTCAGTCGCATCACCTCAGACGTTTCGGCTTTTCAAAACATCATGTCGCTTACTTTGGCCGAGTTTTTCCGCCAAATTGTTACACTCATTGTCGGTATTGGCATCATCATATACATCTCGTGGAAGCTCACGCTTTTCATGCTTCTCACCTTCCCCGTGGTTGTCATTGCTGCTTTTATTTTTGGCCGATACATTCGGGTGCTTTCGCGAAAAGTACAAGACAAATTGGCTGAATCCAATTCAATTGTAGCCGAAACCCTGAATGCCATAAGTGTGGTCAAGGGCTTTACGAATGAAAAGTTGGAATCGGAGAAATACGGCAAAACAATGCGAGACACCGTAAACCTGGCCGTACGCACCGCCGCTTTGCGGGGTGGTTTCATCAGCTTTTTCATTGTGGGGCTCTTCGGCGGCATCATGGCCGTTGTGTGGTACGGTGGCGGATTGGTTGAAAGTGGCGAAATTCACTTGGCCGACCTCATGTCATTCCTCTTTTATACGGCCTTCATCGGAGCCTCCCTGAATGGCCTTGGTGATATTTATGCCCAAATCAATAGAGGAGTCGGAGCTTCGGACCGCATTTTGGAGATATTGGATGAAGAGGGCGAAATCGACTTGGCACACGAAACGAGAGACTTGCAGTTGAAAGGCAAAATCGAATACAAGCACATTCACTTCGCCTATCCTTCCAGACCCGACCTCGAAGTATTGAAAGACTTTTCCTTGTCGATCAGTCCAGGCGAAAAGATCGCCTTGGTTGGACAAAGCGGTGCGGGCAAATCGACAATCGTACAATTGCTCATGCGTTTCTATGAGCATGAAAACGGACAAATTTTGGTCGATGATCAGGAAATTAAAACGCTGGATATTTCAGACCTTAGAAGCCAAATGGCAATTGTGCCGCAAGAAGTAATTTTGTTTGGCGGCAGCATTGAAGACAATATCCGGTACGGCCGACCCAACGCCAGTGCCGAAGAGGTCTTACAGGCGGCCAAAAGTGCGAATGTGCACGAATTTGCCGAACGCTTCCCCGAAGGCATGCAAACGGTCATTGGCGAACGCGGAATCAGATTATCGGGCGGGCAAAGGCAACGCATCGCCATTGCAAGGGCTATTTTGAAAGACCCGAGCATTCTGCTGCTCGATGAAGCCACATCGGCCCTCGATTCCGAATCGGAACACCTCGTGCAAGAAGCCTTGGATCTGCTGATGGAAAACCGTACAACCATCATTATTGCACACCGCTTGGGTACGATCAAGCATGTAGACCAAATCTACGTGATCGACAAAGGCATGGTGGTGGAAAAGGGGAATCACGAAGAGCTTATTTTGAATCCTGAAGGAATTTATTCAAATTTGGTAAAGCTGCAAATGGAACCGGGAAAGCTGCCGGTTCATTGATATTTCAACCATGAGTGTATCGCTGAAGCAACATAATCTGAGGCATACAGAATGCCGAGAAGAAGTCTTAAATGCCTTCTTGAACAGCCGTGCGGCCCTTTCGCACAGCGACATTGAAAACACCATAGACGATAAGTATGACCGTGTCACCATTTATCGTACATTGAAAACATTCCTCGAAAAGGGAATTATCCATAAAATATTGGATGCCGACGGAGGAAGCAAATATGCCCTCTGCAAAAATGAATGCAGCAAAGAAGATCACCACCACGATCACGTGCATTTCAAATGTACCCAATGCGGAAACACCACCTGCATGGAGCAAATAGACATTCCTAAAATTGTGCTCCCGCAAGGGTACAGCCGAGAAGAAATCAATTTACTTATTGAAGGGCAATGCCCAAACTGTCGACAATAATGCAGCAGCCTTTACAAGCCCAGTTTATCAAAAGTGCAGCACAACTTGAACAATGCCCTCCGGGAAACTATCCCGAATTTGCCTTTATCGGCCGATCGAACGTGGGGAAATCCTCTTTGATCAATATGCTCACGGGAAATAAGAAATTGGCCAAAACCTCTTCTACTCCCGGTAAAACACAACTAATCAACCACTTCCTGATCGAAAACAATTGGTACCTCGTCGACCTTCCCGGTTACGGTTTTGCCAAAGTGCCTTTGAAAGAAAAGGCCAAATGGGAAAAAATGACTTGGGACTATATTGAAAACCGCCAAAACTTACTCTATGTTTTCGTGCTGATCGATTGCCGCATTCCGCCGCAGAAAATCGATCTCGAATTTGTCAATAAATTGGGCGAAAAGGGCATTCCACTTAAGCTCGTTTTCACCAAATGGGACAAGGTGAAACCCATGAAAGGGCAAAAAAACATAGACGATTTCAAGATGGCTCTAACCGAAAGATGGGAAATTCTCCCAGAACATTTCATTACTTCTTCCGAAAAAGGCGTGGGTAGATTGGAGATGCTAAATCTCATTGAAGAGATAATTTCTTTAAATAATTAAAATTTTTTATTAATATGCGAAGCTTGTTTAGGTTCTCTAAGAAAGCATATCGATATTAGAGGTTTATTTTTAATGGCATATATTTGCCTACCCTTTTTAAATCATAAGTTTATACTAAAAATGGCAACAGAATATTTAGGAATTGATATTGGCGGAACTAATGTAAAGATGGGCATAGTGGATGCCAGTACAGGCACAATTTCAAACTTTTACAGCCACGATACGGGCAGTTGGAGAAAGTCTGGCCAGTTTGTAAAAAGTTTGGGTGATGCCATTGCCATTCAACTCAAAGAGAATCCCGAAGTGGAGAAGTGCGGGATTGGTGTGCCCGGGCTTATCACCCGCGATCGCCAAAGTTTGATCGAGATCACGGCCATTCCAGAAATCAACGGTGTCTCTGTCATTCCAGAACTCGAAAAAAGGTTTAAGGGCAAAAAATTCTTCTTGGAAAACGACGCCAACGCTGCCGCTTTGGGCGAATACTACTTCGGCGAACAAGGCGTGCCCGAAGATTACATCTTCGTGACCTTGGGTACGGGCGTGGGCGGTGCCGCCATTATCGACAAGAAAGTGTTCAAAGGCGGTGGAGGAAATGCCATGGAGCCCGGCCACATTCCTTCGAAAAACAATAAAGTATTGGAGAGAAACATCGGCAAAGTAGAACTCTTGAACTTGTCGAATTCTATGCGTTCGAGCTGGACAAAAGCCACTGTACTTCCTGACGACGGCAGCATCAGCACTACAGGATTGGTAGCCGCAGCAGCAGATGGAGACAAACTCGCACTGGCTATCTTCGACGAAGTAGGCACCATGCTTGCTGAAGGTCTCGTGACCATGATCCGCATCTTGGACATCACCACGATCTTGATAGGCGGTGGCTTGTCGGCCTCTTTCGAATACATTATGCCAGCCATCAAAAAACAACTTGACTTTTGGCTTACCCCTTATTACACCAAAAACTTAAACATCAAACGTGCTACTTTGGGCAACGACGCCGGTCTTCTTGGAGCAGCCAGTCTGTGTTTCTAAAACATTATTGATTCACTATGGCATTGGCCATAATGGGTTGCAAATTGGGCATCAAACGTGCGGAATGGGCAAAAGCAAAGCCTCTCCAAAATGTTTGATGCTTTTTTGTTTCCACCAATTGAATCAAAAGTGTCTCCCGTTTGGTTTTCACATAGCCAGGCTCTAGATATTCCTTGCCATTTTGAGCCTTGTACGTATTTCCCGATAGCATTTTAACACCTTTCGGGTACGACTGCACAAATACAACTACATCTGGGTTTTGGCTATCAAAATAGTAATTCTTCCTTCTCATGGTTTTGTAAATGGCCTTTTCGGTTGAAGACCAATCGCTTTTATCATCGGACAAACTAGCCCGAGCAAAAGCAAAACCTTTCAACTCTTCCGATCTTGGAATTTCCACATTCCCAAATTTATGAAAACGGGCAGTGGTGCAGGAAGTTATCGAAAGAAGTAAGCTTATAAACAGTATTGCAGAAAATTTCATGTACTCAAATTTTATGAATACAAAGTACGTAAGAATGTATACGAAAATCCAATATAATTGTATTTTATTTATTTTATGTATGATTTTTATAATATTCAACGGCAATAGCTCGATATGCAAAAACAATCATTGTTCACCTCTTCTTTGTGCCAAATTTTCTTTCCGTGCAACCCTCCCCACCCTTTTGTCATCTACCAACAAAAGCTATAAAAAAACGAATACAATTATGAAAAAGCTATGGATTACCCTTTGTTGCGTCACCGCTCTTGGCTTCTGCCAAAGAGCTGTGGCACAGCACCATCACGAACACAGCGACTACAATGACCGCGAGTATTCCAAACCCAAAAAACACAATATCTTCAGCAAATCGGACTTCGGTTTCCTCATTGGTTTGAACAACTACGACATGCCGTATGACATGCCGGATTTGGACACGTGGAATTCCCGATATGTGGCCTTGCAATTTCGGAAAAACCACAGGCTCATCACAGGCTCGATGGTCGATGTAGCATTGGGCACAGGTTTGGAAATTGGTTGGAACAATTTCATGATGAAATACGATGAGCAATATTTCGAAAACGGTCCGATCAGTGATTTTGAGCTTGTCGACCACCCGCTGCAAAAATCGAAATTGGTGGTGAACACACTGAACATCCCGATCATGTTGCAATTTGGCTTCAAAGAGAGCAATTATAGAATTGGCGTTGGGGCCTTTGGCGGTGTACGCATCAACAGCTACCAGAAATTTCAAGACGAAGCGGGCAAATTCAAGGAAAAGGGAGATTACAACCTAAGGCAATTCAATTACGGTTTCCTCGCCGAAGCCGGGAAAGGTGATTTCAGACTCTTCGCCAAATACGATATGCGGCCCCTTTTCAACGACAACAACCCTGTCAATGCCAATATTTGGACCGTGGGCATAAGACTTTAATACTTCAAACCAAAAATGGGGGCTAAATCACAATCCGATCTTAGCCCCTTTCTTTTGACCCATCATTCGATTTCCAGCACCACATTGTCTGTTTCGGGATGCGACACGCAAGTCAACACAAAACCTTCCTCCCGTTCAGCTTCTGTCAGTCCATCCTCTTCATCCATCCTGATTTTCCCACTTGTGCATTTGCCCAAGCAAGCTGTGCACATCCCTGCTTGGCAAGAATAGGGCAAATCGATATCCTTCTCCAATGCGGCCTCCAATATGGTTTGATGCGGCTCGACACGCAGTTCATAAGTCTCTCCTTCGTAAATCAACTTCACATCCCGAGCTTCTAGGCTTTCCAAAACCTCTTCGCTTTCGTCGAGCATGGGAGCGTGAAAATTTTCCACATGGATTCTCTCTTTTGGCACATCAAAAACGCTTAGAGCTTTCTGCACTTGATCCATCATCCCGTCTGGCCCACAAAGAAAAAACTCCTCATCCTCACTTCTAAAATGCACGTCCAAATCTTTCAACAGCACAATAATATTGGCTGTATTTATCCTTCCACGCGGGCCGGCCCATGAATCCTTAGCCTTG
Encoded proteins:
- a CDS encoding gliding motility protein GldB-related protein is translated as MKTHHLLLLLCFSLLMACGGNDERPNGGIKIEVEPIRLDKELMGMKNKAELQQFLNENPWYSKSLYRTFPEDTAFVNRLYTIISNTYFKDFYQEVDRSFGNLNGLKAEFSAAFSQIKQHYPAFQAPKVYTTLTGLEHDLFVSDSTVIVSLEAFLGPEARYRPDQPSYILQRYNKSYIVPSVVRLLSQNFIESDQKDTMLSEMIAFGKMFEFTQEMMPNTPQSLIIAMSDNTLANNWHAQDLIWAHFIDKGLLYEQSRAIKAKYLGERPKVTEIGPSCPGRIGQWLGWRIVQKFRTENPEVSFEELMKMKDAQKILSMSKYRGLVED
- a CDS encoding Gfo/Idh/MocA family protein gives rise to the protein MGKTINWGIIGIGKIAEKFAEDLATVKDAKLLAVASTSKERAESFAQKHKAKFAFDSYEQIFSAPGLDVVYIATPHSKHFKCTQLCLENKTAVLCEKPFAMNEDEVQKMIDLAKAQNTFLMEALWTRFMPNIKKVLELIEEGAIGQVKTLHADFGFIPPYFPERRVLNPYFGGGAFLDIGIYPAFLSLLILGYPSSISATHTKGPTGVDETTTFFYKYDDRATASLNCTFAAHTQTEARIYGDKGHILMPTRFHDSQEITLVPDEGEPVTYQFPRKTRGYNYEIEEVNRCLQSGLKESTLWPLKDSLRLIHLLDKTRERAGIRYEVDKTKN
- a CDS encoding Fur family transcriptional regulator gives rise to the protein MSVSLKQHNLRHTECREEVLNAFLNSRAALSHSDIENTIDDKYDRVTIYRTLKTFLEKGIIHKILDADGGSKYALCKNECSKEDHHHDHVHFKCTQCGNTTCMEQIDIPKIVLPQGYSREEINLLIEGQCPNCRQ
- a CDS encoding ROK family protein, with protein sequence MATEYLGIDIGGTNVKMGIVDASTGTISNFYSHDTGSWRKSGQFVKSLGDAIAIQLKENPEVEKCGIGVPGLITRDRQSLIEITAIPEINGVSVIPELEKRFKGKKFFLENDANAAALGEYYFGEQGVPEDYIFVTLGTGVGGAAIIDKKVFKGGGGNAMEPGHIPSKNNKVLERNIGKVELLNLSNSMRSSWTKATVLPDDGSISTTGLVAAAADGDKLALAIFDEVGTMLAEGLVTMIRILDITTILIGGGLSASFEYIMPAIKKQLDFWLTPYYTKNLNIKRATLGNDAGLLGAASLCF
- the yihA gene encoding ribosome biogenesis GTP-binding protein YihA/YsxC, whose translation is MQQPLQAQFIKSAAQLEQCPPGNYPEFAFIGRSNVGKSSLINMLTGNKKLAKTSSTPGKTQLINHFLIENNWYLVDLPGYGFAKVPLKEKAKWEKMTWDYIENRQNLLYVFVLIDCRIPPQKIDLEFVNKLGEKGIPLKLVFTKWDKVKPMKGQKNIDDFKMALTERWEILPEHFITSSEKGVGRLEMLNLIEEIISLNN
- a CDS encoding NADP-dependent isocitrate dehydrogenase, with translation MSKIIYTKTDEAPALATYSLLPIIQAFTAQADVDVETRDISLSGRIIANFPDFLKPEQQIADALAELGDLAKKPEANIIKLPNISASIPQMKAAIAELQKQGYALPNYPDEPKTEEEKDIKGRYDKIKGSAVNPVLREGNSDRRAPKAVKNYAKANPHRMGKWSADSLTHVATMASGDFCGNEQSFTVENPTTVKIELETKAGEKIVLKEGIKLLAGEVMDATYMSKKALVEFLAEEIQEAKEEGVLFSLHMKATMMKVSDPIIFGHAVKVFFKTVFEKHGAVLQSIGVDVNNGFGDLVNKIQSLPEDQKAAIEADITACFENGPEVAMVNSDKGITNLHVPSDVIIDASMPAMIRTSGQMWNKEGKQQDTKAVIPDSSYAAVYQETIDFCKEHGAFDPSTMGSVPNVGLMAQKAEEYGSHDKTFEIPEDGVVRILDAEGKAYTEHTVEAGDIWRACQVKDAPIQDWVKLAVNRARATGTPAVFWLDANRAHDAQLIEKVQKYLPDHDTDGLEIHILSPAAATRLSLERIKEGKDTISVTGNVLRDYLTDLFPILELGTSAKMLSIVPLMNGGGLFETGAGGSAPKHVDQFVTENHLRWDSLGEFLALAVSLEHLSESDKNAKAKILADTLDKATEKLLANNKSPQRDVNQLDNRGSHFYLALYWAEALASQDSDADLKGKFAAIATAMSEQEDKILNELNEVQGHAVEIGGYYKPSDDMAEAAMRPSATLNGILGTL
- a CDS encoding ABC transporter ATP-binding protein is translated as MAKGREKVWDDIAPKEKRKLDKSGLKKALKLFRFILPYKWIFALGLLFLVLSTSTTLTFPSIIGEVTRVIEGHSEYTLNQVIAFFGFILILQGIFSYFRVYLFAIVSERVSADIRMKVYNRFVTLPTPFFEKNKIGDLVSRITSDVSAFQNIMSLTLAEFFRQIVTLIVGIGIIIYISWKLTLFMLLTFPVVVIAAFIFGRYIRVLSRKVQDKLAESNSIVAETLNAISVVKGFTNEKLESEKYGKTMRDTVNLAVRTAALRGGFISFFIVGLFGGIMAVVWYGGGLVESGEIHLADLMSFLFYTAFIGASLNGLGDIYAQINRGVGASDRILEILDEEGEIDLAHETRDLQLKGKIEYKHIHFAYPSRPDLEVLKDFSLSISPGEKIALVGQSGAGKSTIVQLLMRFYEHENGQILVDDQEIKTLDISDLRSQMAIVPQEVILFGGSIEDNIRYGRPNASAEEVLQAAKSANVHEFAERFPEGMQTVIGERGIRLSGGQRQRIAIARAILKDPSILLLDEATSALDSESEHLVQEALDLLMENRTTIIIAHRLGTIKHVDQIYVIDKGMVVEKGNHEELILNPEGIYSNLVKLQMEPGKLPVH